A part of Onthophagus taurus isolate NC chromosome 7, IU_Otau_3.0, whole genome shotgun sequence genomic DNA contains:
- the LOC139430536 gene encoding CLIP domain-containing serine protease HP8-like: MWGKVNIILLVLLLFTIDFSIEFGKFDKVCKAPRGDTCVQIRKCPLFAELLSKTDIPRPRYVIKLIREHQCGFVGEVPKVCCFRRMNTSSKPKTSIIPIGRSYFPPPNVTNHTNLQLLPNNICGPISQGYRITSGNETSLEEFPWMALIAYETGEGIEFRCGGTLINKYYVLTAAHCIYNNLTIVGIRLGEHNTDTKLDCDVTGRCSKPTQDIRPKEIMVHPKYVAETFENDVALIRLATEANISQKNIQPICLPTGDLSIMNLEWKFATVCGWGLTENGLKSNFLQKTTIPIIPIEKCRKMSEKYYSVSYDQICAGGFKGRDSCGGDSGGPLQTVAKHAGRLRYIQHGIVSYGPKHCGTDGQPGVYTNVAYYMDWILSNMKT; the protein is encoded by the exons ATGTGGGGTAAAGTTAATATCATATTACtcgtgttattgttatttacgATTGATTTTTCCATAGAGTTTGGAAAATTTG ataaaGTTTGTAAAGCTCCGCGAGGAGATACGTGCGTACAAATAAGGAAATGTCCCCTATTCGCGGAATTGCTCAGCAAAACTGATATACCTCGACCACGATAtgtcataaaattaataagagaACATCAGTGCGGTTTCGTTGGTGAAGTACCAAAAGTATGTTGCTTTCGAAGGATGAATACGTCATCAAAACCAAAAACATCGATCATCCCAATCGGAAGAAGTTATTTTCCGCCTCCTAACGTGACCAACCACACAAATTTACAATTACTTCCAAACAACATCTGCGGTCCAATAAGCCAAGGATACAGAATCACATCTGGTAATGAGACATCACTTGAAGAATTTCCTTGGATGGCTCTTATAGCTTATGAAActg gTGAAGGAATTGAATTTCGATGTGGTggaactttaattaataaatattatgtcCTGACAGCAGCACATTgcatttataacaatttaacaat AGTCGGTATAAGACTTGGCGAGCATAACACTGACACAAAATTAGACTGCGATGTAACAGGAAGATGTTCCAAGCCGACACAAGATATTAGACCAAAAGAAATAATGGTTCATCCAAAATATGTCGCTGAAACTTTCGAAAACGATGTTGCTTTAATTAGATTGGCAACGGAAGCAAATATTTCTCAAA agaaCATTCAACCAATTTGTCTTCCTACCGGGGATCTCTCTATAATGAATCTCGAATGGAAATTTGCGACAGTTTGTGGCTGGGGATTAACAGAAAACGGTTTAAAAAGCAATTTCCTACAAAAAACAACGATTCCTATAATACCGATAGAAAAATGTCGAAAAATGAGTGAAAAATACTATTCAGTGAGTTACGATCAAATTTGTGCCGGCGGTTTTAAAGGGAGAGATTCTTGCGGTGGTGATAGTGGAGGACCTCTTCAAACGGTAGCTAAACACGCCGGAAGATTGAGATATATTCAACATGGAATTGTTTCTTATGGTCCAAAACATTGCGGAACTGATGGTCAACCTGGAGTTTATACAAACGTTGCGTATTATATGGATTGGATTTTAAGTAATATGAAAacgtaa
- the LOC139430539 gene encoding uncharacterized protein, which yields MCLKLTIYVCLTFNFFKITDSACIKNITCISLPSCAPFMKVITKAQKPLKLDLVKILRSQECDFELGYPKVCCSNSPFKQNYDNSDKIKFPSGNDKPNTSSNNAEVILPSTEEAEKIRQKKIEDMNKVLIESGIMDFIGFDLFRRKKNGYLLYMVDVEIR from the exons ATGTGtcttaaattaacaatttatgtttgtttaacgtttaatttttttaaaataacag ATTCGGcatgcataaaaaatataacttgtATTTCTCTTCCCTCGTGTGCACCTTTTATGAAAGTAATTACCAAAGCTCaaaaaccattaaaattagatttagtAAAAATATTGCGATCGCAAGAATGCGACTTTGAACTGGGGTACCCAAAAGTATGCTGTAGTAACTCAccgtttaaacaaaattatgaCAACtcagataaaattaaatttccatcGGGAAACGataaaccaaatacatcttCTAATAACGCCGAAGTAATTTTACCTTCAACGGAAGAAGCAGAAAAAATTCgccaaaagaaaattgaagatatgaataaagttttaattgaatcgggaattatggattttattggctttgatttatttagaagaaagaaaaatggaTATTTATTGTATATGGTAGATGTAGAAAttagataa